A single genomic interval of Calditerricola satsumensis harbors:
- a CDS encoding transposase: MSLRLFPLPQDVCAYTPEELVRLWREHGVQRAVGLSRARSLRASAERSIGLTQDLHAARLSLRCWLQEYDLLRQQLEEIEQAIAELLKRIPGAMEMLSIPGVSEMTVAGFLAETGDLRQYRDWRQIRKLAGLNIVENRSGKHVGKTRISKRGRARLRA; this comes from the coding sequence CGCCCGAGGAGCTGGTTCGCCTGTGGCGAGAACACGGGGTACAGCGGGCCGTGGGACTTTCGCGCGCTCGTTCCTTGCGCGCAAGCGCCGAGCGTTCCATCGGTCTGACCCAAGACCTGCATGCCGCGCGCCTTTCGCTTCGCTGCTGGCTGCAGGAATACGACCTCCTTCGCCAGCAGCTTGAGGAGATTGAGCAGGCAATCGCAGAGCTCCTCAAGCGCATTCCCGGGGCTATGGAAATGCTGAGCATTCCCGGCGTCAGCGAAATGACGGTGGCGGGGTTTCTGGCCGAGACGGGTGACTTGCGCCAATACCGCGACTGGCGGCAAATTCGCAAGCTGGCCGGGCTGAACATCGTCGAAAACCGTTCCGGGAAACACGTGGGCAAAACGCGCATTTCCAAGCGCGGGCGCGCACGTCTGCGGGCGC